Part of the Syngnathus typhle isolate RoL2023-S1 ecotype Sweden linkage group LG17, RoL_Styp_1.0, whole genome shotgun sequence genome is shown below.
AGAGACTACCCCTCGGCCGTCATGAACCTCCTGCCCCACAGCAGACCCCCCCCTGGCTTAGCCAAGCCCGTAGATCTTGCCGGCGGCGGGCCACCCTACTCTGGTAAAAAGTCCACCATATGTATGATTTTAGCTACCAAGATTTCAGATGGTATCCTCACAATGCACAGCCGCTGTTCCGGTCAACATGTCAGGACTTTACGGCTACTGGCCGGACCGCCGGGCCAGCCAGTACTCCGAGGCCCAGAGACGCTCGTCGTCGTCGGTGGCAGCCAGGACCGCTGGCTTCCAGCATGTCTCCTGTTCTGATGACCGGCCTAGCGAGCTCGGGTCAAGACTGGAAGTGTTGCAGACTCAGTTAAACCGGTGGGACTTGACtttcacaacccccccccccccatatatatGGGAATCATAATAATGATGACGCCATTGGTAAAAAAAGCTATTTGAAGGGGGCACCCGGATTTGAACCGGGgacctcttgatctgcagtcaaatgctctaccactgagctataccCCCATCTGTCAGTCTGACTGATTCCAAATTGATCCATAGTTGAGATCATGCAACCAGGGCTGGGGAAATGAGTGAATGTTCTCAAAAGGTCAAACGACAGTGCTATATCACTGACGTCATCTATTGTGATGAGAATGTCATTGTGTTTGAATGAACGAGTCGGCGCAACAGCGGCATCTGGTGGACTGCCCTCGTATCAAAATACTTTGATTCCATGGAACCTGAGTTGACAATGCAATCCTACACTATCCAATCGTTCCTGTCTGTGTTGTTGCCGCAGGCTGGAGAGCCGAATGACGGCTGACATCACCGTCATCTTGCAGCTCCTTCAGCGGCAGATGGTGCCGCCCGCCTACAGCGCTGTATCACCCAGCCCCTtggcccccgccgccgccgccgccgcagctgcCCTGTACGGCGCCGTGCCACCGCCCACCCTCTGCACTGTCCCTCCCATGATGGACAGCGCCGCCCTGCTGCTACAGGTACTCATACGCACTGAATTCCCTGCATGTGGTTGCAAGCATGTCTAACATGCCCTGCTTAccgccgcagagtccagagtctGAAACCAAGTCCAAGGACTCGCTGTCCAGCGGGATCCACGTGACGGCGGCCTCAGACGACACCATGTCCCTGACGCCACCCCAGCCTGAGGCCCCGGGGACGCTGGGCAGCAGCGGCCAGCGCTTCCCGTCCCTCCCTGAGCACCTGGAGGTCTCTTCAGAAGCGCCGGAGATCCAGAGGCACGTCTCGGATCCGGTTCTGCCGGGGAGCCCCGCGAGCTAGAAGGTGAACCTCCACCGCTGGACTCTTGGAGCTTCCTTACCAATTGGCATCACGGACACACTGCggagggagaaaaacaaaaacaacaacaacaacaacaacaacaacaacaacaacagaatgACTAATAGCATCACGCCCGCCAAGAAACATTTTGAAAGATAAAGTTGTCATTTTAGAAAAGGGAGGGCAACAAAACACAATTTCACATCAGTTTAAAAGTTGTACCGTTTGAAGAATAAAGGCAAAATTCGTGAAACatttgagaggggaaaaaagggaatttgtatgtatgtaaataAGGGGGACATTTTGCGGGGTTAttagaaaaaaattcaattatACATCAAAGTGTTTTGAaaggatattttttttcacgTCATTGTCCATTCCTCTGTCTTTTGCACACATTGGAATGTTCCAAACTTCAAGGTTCCGTTCCACCTCACTGGACTGACTGACCCCTTTTTGACACTCAACAGCGCTCCTTACACACGTTGCCCCTCCCcctagacgcacacacacacacacccgttttttgaaaaatgttgacattGAAATAAACAGAGGAGATGTCTCGTACGTATGCTGGAGCACCTTAAATGGGAGAACAAAGACTAAATTCACTTCCTTTTGCATCCATATTGTTTTGCACATTTTTACAAAGGAAGATTAGCACGACACTCAAAATATGTAATTACGTTACAAGAATAAAAAGATCTATTTTTATGGCACCTGATTATTATATTGAGCCTGAGCTTTTTTCCCATCATTAAAGTGAGTATGTGTTATTGTGGTAACTTTGAAAACATAAGACTCTTTTTGTCTCAGAAAGaacatttttattcatatttgacTTTTCCATAGCTTTTATGACTTTCATcccaaaacaacttttttttttcttcctctctctctgaCATGCTGTTGCTACTTCACCCAAACAGTGGCTGGATGTTGTGAGTGATGGGGGTCTGAAGCATTCTCTGTCACGACTCCATCGTGTCCATATTGTCATAGTTGGTGTccttgtgtctgtgtgctcgtcCCTCCCCtcgcctcccctcccctccctccctccctcccctcctgtgtgcccatgatccgTGTGagcattctcacctgcctctcattacctgtcacgtatttaagtcctgtctgcacgTCACAACCTTCCCGGATCATTTGTTGTCTCTCGTTGTTTCTGTCTTTGCCTTGGTGCTTTTCTGTTTGTCATCCCTGTGGGTCggttggtcggtcggtcggtcggtcggtcggtcggtcggtctgttgtgttagtttgccggttctgttggtCTTGTCTCATGTCTTGTCTCGGTCTCGTCGTCCCGTCTAACTAGCTTTTCCCTCAGTAAACCAAGCTGGTCCAAGCTgcgtttggtcgccctgctccattgcCATCCGTGCCATTCTCATCTTGAATGTTTTGCTCTTATTTCCAGAgcaaaaagcagcagcagcttatATCTTGAAAAACTCTTAAGTCAGACAGACGTAGGTGTGTGTTGACTGGAAGAGGAGGCAAACTGGAATGTCATTCACTGACTTGTTATTTAGCGCCGTGACACACCTTGGTTGCAGTTCTTTCCACCTCCGGGGCCCAAGGGGAAGCCCATGGgaaagtgtctgtgtgtgtgtgtgtttgagatcCTGTACAGTACATGGGCGTGTCAGTGTCAGACAATTCGAGTCCGCTTGCGCAACAAGCTTCAAGTTCCACTCGATGGCGGGAGGACACGACCGCGGCACCTATCAAAGTAAGAATGGGAGATTTATCAGACCCCTCGTCCGTTTGCCATTTTGGATAGGAAAGAGAGTGTGAAGAACAAATGATTAACCTGCCACATGTAAGTGAACGAAGGACATGGCTACCCGCAGCTCCCTTCAGCTTGACTTTGTTGTCAATTCCAGCGACGTATACATGAGACTTGAAAGGCATGGCGACTGGTTTGTCAGGATTTGGTTttccggtgtgtgtgtgtgtcatttcaaTCTGAGAGAATCAAATGGATCTCAGTTCTGTGTGAGCCATAATTTCAGATCTCCCCTGAAGGCAACCCGAGTCAAAGGGAAGGAACTGCTTTGTCAGGCTTTTTGTTTGGGGTTTTCGACTATTTTGAAACTATGATTGAGCGTGTGAGGCTAATTGCGCCACTTTGCTTTTGGACTTTGGTGTTGAAACAATAAGCTCTCCAGAAGTTGCCATGCGTCTTTGCAAGCATGCTCAGGCTTGTCCGTGGCATTTACACTGCAGGCCAAAACTAAGCGCATATACCCACCGCAGGTGAGGAGCTGAAAGTCTTCGGTCACGCGTCATCGTCGTAAGAGGCGTGTGTTTGTCTTTAGCTGCAGGCATGGCCGACTCACCTCTCACCTGCGTCAAAGTGGACGAGGAGGAGATGTCGCTCAACACGGTCCCGGGCTCGGCGGCCATCCGCAAAAGCCGAAGGTGGGCGCCGCGGAAGAACGGCATCTGCGACGACAAGTATCACAGGCGGCTGGCCGTCTGCAGCATCATCTGCGGGGTCTCCTGCATCGGAATCCAAGCGCTCATCAACTCGGTCAAAGTAAATACGCCCGTAGGGAGAAGAGTTGGAAAGAAAGGAACGCAATGGAAAATATAACGACGATTAATTCTATTTCAGGCCGAGATGGAGCCCAAACAAGAGTTGGCGGCCAGGCTTTCGCGGCGTGCCAGGAGGCTGGGCATCATCTCCATCGTGGCGTTGATCTGCATTCTCATCCTGATACCGGTGCTCATGGCGCTTTTCTCCTACTTGCTCACGCTGAAAAACTGACAGGCAACCACGGTGGGCCACGTTtatcaaatgatctttatttatttgcaaagACACGTATAAAACCAAGTACACAACATTTACACAGGACAAATGCTCGACACAATATGTAATAGCCAAGCTTGTAGAAAATAGTTCATCAATTAACCACCACGCTAAGGAAACGAGCGGCATTATTGCATTTGACACTTTCGAAGAAAGGTGGACGCTTGGATGCAAGACAAACACTCTAAGGCCGGCCGCCTTGTCAACCAAAACAAGAATGCAATAACGGTAATAAATAAGAGCTGCCATAACTGCCGTCCGTCGTCTTGTGGTAACCATAGCAACGGCAGGAAAAGTCAACAGGCGCCATCCGCCTGGTCGTCAACGAGCCACAAGTCAAGCTGCTTCAGTTTGGCGCACAGAAGCGAGTCGGCGTCGGGCGGCGGCAGGAGGGACGACTCGGCCCTGCCGTAGCCCCCCCGTCTAGTGCGGGATGATCCCTTGCCGCCGCTCGCTGGTACCTTCTTGGGCTTGCGGGCCTCGCCCACTTCGTGGAACTTCAGGAAGCGCTTCAAGCGGCGCTGGCCAAAGCGAGACTCGGAACCGTCGCGGCGGCTGAGCGGCACCTCGAAGACGGTTTCCAGTCGGCTGAGGCGCAAAAGAGACCGTGGGTGGGCATTCAACTCTTTGTGACCTTAATATTCAGAAAGGAATAATCATCCATTGGACATCATTGAGCTCACCTCTCAGGGACTTTGTTAAAGTTCTTGTTGGTGTAGATTTCCTCCAAGCTGAACTGCTTCTTCTTGagcctgtcaaaaaaaaaaaaaaaaaatcggctgTCATCCCAAAAGTtgtcggcccggcccggcccggcgcaCCCACCTGACGGCCTTGGGGAGGCCCATGGGCGTCAGATTGTTGGGAGTTTTGGGCAGCACCTTTCGAATGCGGATGGACGACACCTTGCCGTGATGCTGCTGATTCTGTGGCACCTGCAAGAGCGATAGCGTCTGAGCATTTAGGAGCTGCGGCGGAACGCCCTGGCCTGGCCGGACCTGGTCTGGTCTGGCCTGAGCAAGACGGCGGCGCCGCCTACCTTCAGCTCAGAGTCCGACAGAGATTTCTCTTCTCTCAGCGCTGCCGCCGCTTCGTCAAACTCGTGACCGGAGGATCCCGTgtcctcgtcgtcgtcttcGCTGGGCGTTCTGCTGTCGCTCCCGCCGCTTGCGATGCCATTTCAAATAGGTCAAGTGAAGACAAAAGGTGATTGAATGATTGACATTTTCTCTTAAGCAGATAACTT
Proteins encoded:
- the LOC133170381 gene encoding transmembrane protein 265-like isoform X1, with product MAGGHDRGTYQTAGMADSPLTCVKVDEEEMSLNTVPGSAAIRKSRRWAPRKNGICDDKYHRRLAVCSIICGVSCIGIQALINSVKAEMEPKQELAARLSRRARRLGIISIVALICILILIPVLMALFSYLLTLKN
- the LOC133170381 gene encoding transmembrane protein 265-like isoform X2, with product MADSPLTCVKVDEEEMSLNTVPGSAAIRKSRRWAPRKNGICDDKYHRRLAVCSIICGVSCIGIQALINSVKAEMEPKQELAARLSRRARRLGIISIVALICILILIPVLMALFSYLLTLKN